One window of the Emcibacter sp. genome contains the following:
- the rpsS gene encoding 30S ribosomal protein S19 has protein sequence MARSVWKGPFVDLHLLKKSESMTESGKNSPIKTWSRRSTILPQFVGQTFNVHNGHKFIPVYVTEDMVGHKLGEFAPTRTYYGHGADKKAKKR, from the coding sequence ATGGCACGTTCAGTATGGAAAGGTCCGTTTGTCGATCTGCATCTTCTCAAGAAGTCAGAATCTATGACGGAATCCGGTAAAAACTCACCGATCAAGACATGGTCTCGTCGGTCGACTATTTTACCACAATTTGTTGGGCAGACTTTTAATGTCCATAACGGTCACAAATTTATCCCTGTGTATGTCACAGAGGATATGGTTGGCCACAAACTTGGTGAATTTGCGCCGACACGGACCTACTACGGTCACGGTGCAGACAAAAAAGCGAAGAAGAGGTAA
- the rplV gene encoding 50S ribosomal protein L22, with the protein MGKTSAPRRVAENEALAVANMVRISPQKLNLVAGIIRGQKVEKALADLTFSKRRIAKDVKKVLESAVANAENNHGLDVDNLVVAEASVGKSLVMKRFRPRARGRTGKILKPFSRIRIVVREVEESE; encoded by the coding sequence GTGGGTAAAACATCAGCACCACGCCGCGTTGCCGAAAACGAAGCTCTGGCAGTTGCCAATATGGTTCGTATCAGCCCCCAGAAACTTAATCTGGTGGCCGGCATTATTCGCGGTCAGAAAGTAGAGAAGGCGCTAGCTGACCTGACTTTCTCCAAACGCCGTATTGCCAAGGATGTAAAGAAGGTTCTTGAGTCTGCCGTTGCGAACGCGGAAAACAACCATGGTCTCGATGTGGACAATCTGGTTGTAGCAGAGGCAAGTGTCGGCAAGTCACTGGTCATGAAACGCTTTCGTCCGCGGGCCCGTGGTCGTACAGGCAAAATTTTGAAACCTTTCAGCCGGATCCGCATTGTGGTCCGCGAGGTTGAGGAGAGCGAATAA
- the rpsC gene encoding 30S ribosomal protein S3 has protein sequence MGQKVNPIGLRVGINRTWDSRWYAEGEEYGTLLHEDLAIRNFIMTELKQAGVSRVVIERPAKKARVTIYSARPGVIIGKKGADIEKLRQKIAGMTKATDVSLNIVEIRKPEIDAQLVADNVAQQLERRVAFRRAMKRVMQSAMRLGALGIRINSAGRLGGAEIARTEWYREGRVPLHTFRSDIDYAESKAQTPYGIIGIKVWIYKGDIMEHDPMARDNRINDQQKSAGGGKGR, from the coding sequence ATGGGTCAGAAGGTAAATCCAATTGGTCTTCGTGTCGGTATTAACCGCACCTGGGACTCTCGCTGGTACGCAGAAGGCGAGGAGTATGGCACTCTTCTGCATGAAGACCTTGCGATCCGTAATTTCATAATGACAGAGCTCAAGCAGGCAGGCGTAAGCCGCGTTGTGATTGAACGTCCGGCGAAGAAAGCCCGCGTGACTATTTATTCAGCCCGTCCGGGTGTGATTATCGGCAAAAAAGGCGCAGACATTGAAAAACTGCGTCAGAAAATTGCCGGCATGACCAAAGCCACTGACGTAAGCCTGAATATTGTTGAAATCCGCAAGCCGGAAATCGATGCCCAGCTGGTTGCCGACAATGTGGCCCAGCAGCTGGAACGCCGTGTTGCCTTCCGTCGCGCCATGAAACGCGTGATGCAGAGCGCCATGCGTCTAGGCGCCCTGGGGATCCGGATCAACAGCGCCGGCCGTCTTGGTGGTGCAGAGATCGCCCGTACAGAATGGTATCGTGAGGGTCGTGTGCCGCTGCACACATTCCGTTCCGATATTGACTATGCGGAGAGCAAAGCCCAGACACCTTATGGCATCATCGGCATCAAGGTATGGATTTATAAAGGCGATATCATGGAACATGATCCCATGGCCCGTGACAATCGCATTAACGATCAGCAGAAATCTGCTGGCGGCGGCAAAGGCCGTTAA
- the rplP gene encoding 50S ribosomal protein L16, protein MLQPKRTKFRKAHKGRIHGNAKGGTSLTFGAYGLKALQPERITARQIEAARRAMTRHIKRAGKIWIRVFPDVPVSSKPAEVRMGKGKGSPEYWACRVKPGRILFEMDGVPQDLAREAFDRAAAKLPIATRFVTRLGE, encoded by the coding sequence ATGCTTCAGCCGAAAAGAACTAAATTTCGCAAAGCCCATAAAGGCCGCATTCACGGGAATGCCAAAGGCGGTACGTCACTGACTTTTGGTGCCTATGGTCTGAAAGCTTTGCAGCCCGAGCGAATTACTGCCCGCCAGATTGAGGCCGCACGTCGCGCCATGACCCGTCACATTAAACGTGCCGGTAAAATCTGGATCCGTGTTTTCCCGGATGTGCCAGTTTCCTCCAAACCTGCCGAAGTCCGTATGGGTAAAGGTAAAGGTTCGCCGGAATATTGGGCATGCCGTGTAAAACCGGGCCGTATTCTTTTTGAAATGGATGGTGTGCCCCAGGATCTGGCTCGTGAAGCCTTTGATCGTGCAGCCGCCAAATTGCCGATCGCGACGCGTTTTGTAACGCGTCTCGGTGAATAA
- the rpmC gene encoding 50S ribosomal protein L29 → MKASELREKSVEELEGQLVDLKKEQFNLRFQGATAQLENTARVRQVRRDIARIRTLVNEKRASA, encoded by the coding sequence ATGAAAGCGTCAGAACTTCGTGAAAAGTCTGTTGAAGAGCTGGAAGGTCAGCTCGTAGATCTGAAAAAAGAGCAGTTTAACCTGCGTTTTCAGGGTGCGACCGCCCAGCTGGAAAATACGGCTCGTGTGCGTCAGGTTCGTCGGGATATTGCCCGTATCCGGACGTTGGTTAATGAAAAACGTGCCAGCGCGTAA
- the rpsQ gene encoding 30S ribosomal protein S17, with amino-acid sequence MPKRILQGEVVSDKNDKTVVVLVERRFKHPLLKKVVRSSKKYHAHDEDNKCQVGDTVRIEECRPISKKKSWKVVQDA; translated from the coding sequence ATGCCTAAACGTATTTTGCAAGGTGAAGTTGTCAGCGACAAAAATGACAAAACTGTAGTGGTTCTTGTCGAGCGTCGTTTCAAACACCCTCTGCTTAAGAAAGTTGTGCGCAGCAGTAAAAAATATCATGCGCATGATGAAGACAATAAGTGCCAGGTAGGCGACACTGTTCGTATCGAGGAATGTCGTCCTATCTCTAAGAAAAAATCCTGGAAAGTGGTGCAGGACGCGTAA
- the rplN gene encoding 50S ribosomal protein L14, whose amino-acid sequence MIQMQTNLDVADNSGARRVQCIKVLGGSKRKTAGVGDIIVVSVKEAIPRGRVKKGQVHRAVIVRTAKEVKRSDGTSIRFDRNAAVLINKQNEPIGTRIFGPVVRELRAAKQMKIISLAPEVL is encoded by the coding sequence ATGATTCAAATGCAAACCAATCTTGACGTTGCCGACAACTCTGGTGCTCGCCGGGTTCAGTGCATCAAGGTGCTCGGTGGTTCCAAACGGAAAACTGCCGGTGTCGGCGATATCATTGTCGTCAGCGTAAAGGAAGCAATTCCGCGCGGACGCGTGAAAAAAGGTCAGGTGCATCGTGCAGTGATTGTGCGTACGGCAAAAGAAGTGAAGCGCTCTGACGGCACTTCAATTCGTTTTGACCGCAACGCCGCAGTTCTGATTAACAAACAGAACGAACCGATCGGCACACGCATCTTCGGCCCAGTTGTGCGTGAACTGCGTGCTGCAAAACAGATGAAAATTATTTCTCTGGCTCCGGAGGTTCTGTAA
- the rplX gene encoding 50S ribosomal protein L24, with protein sequence MAKNAKYKIRKGDEVIVLTGKDKGKSGEIIKMLPSEGRAVVQGVNMVKRHTRPSQTTQGGIVTKEATIHVSNLALKDPKTGKPTKVGIKVEKDGTKVRVAKASGEAIDG encoded by the coding sequence ATGGCTAAAAATGCTAAGTACAAAATCAGGAAGGGCGATGAAGTTATCGTTCTGACTGGAAAGGACAAAGGCAAATCTGGTGAGATCATCAAGATGCTGCCGTCCGAAGGCCGTGCCGTAGTGCAGGGTGTGAATATGGTGAAACGCCATACACGTCCGTCCCAGACTACCCAGGGCGGGATTGTTACGAAAGAAGCGACAATCCACGTATCCAACCTGGCTCTGAAGGACCCGAAAACAGGCAAGCCTACCAAAGTTGGTATCAAAGTTGAAAAAGACGGCACGAAGGTTCGTGTTGCCAAAGCATCAGGGGAGGCTATTGATGGCTAA
- the rplE gene encoding 50S ribosomal protein L5 produces the protein MANYTPRLREVYETEVKARMQEKFAYKNVMQMPKLDKIVLNMGVGEAVADSKKVKKAVEEMALIAGQQPVTTRAKKSIAGFKVREEMPLGCKVTLRGNRMYEFLDRLIQVALPRVRDFRGVNGKSFDGRGNYALGLKEQLVFPEISYDQVDDVRGMDIIICTTAETDEEAKELLAGFQMPFSN, from the coding sequence ATGGCTAATTATACTCCTCGTTTGCGTGAGGTCTATGAGACGGAAGTCAAGGCCAGAATGCAGGAGAAATTTGCATACAAGAATGTTATGCAGATGCCAAAGCTCGACAAGATCGTCCTCAATATGGGCGTTGGCGAAGCTGTTGCCGATTCCAAGAAAGTGAAAAAGGCCGTTGAGGAAATGGCCCTGATCGCTGGTCAGCAGCCGGTGACTACCCGCGCCAAAAAGTCGATTGCCGGCTTTAAAGTGCGTGAAGAAATGCCGCTTGGTTGTAAAGTGACCCTGCGTGGTAACCGCATGTATGAGTTTCTGGATCGTCTGATCCAGGTGGCTCTGCCCCGTGTGCGTGACTTCCGTGGTGTGAACGGCAAAAGCTTTGACGGTCGCGGCAACTATGCCCTGGGCCTGAAAGAACAGCTCGTATTTCCCGAAATCAGCTACGATCAGGTAGATGATGTTCGGGGAATGGATATCATTATCTGTACGACGGCTGAAACCGACGAAGAAGCTAAAGAGCTTCTGGCCGGTTTCCAGATGCCGTTTTCAAACTGA
- the rpsN gene encoding 30S ribosomal protein S14, producing the protein MAKTSAVEKNMKRQRLVAKYAAKRAALKKAAVDADLSPDEQFMARLKLAKLPRNSAQTRVRNRCQVNGRPRGYHRKFKMSRVSLRELASIGQLPGVVKSSW; encoded by the coding sequence ATGGCTAAAACTAGCGCCGTTGAGAAGAATATGAAGAGGCAACGTCTGGTCGCAAAATATGCCGCCAAACGCGCCGCCCTGAAGAAAGCTGCGGTAGATGCCGATCTGTCGCCTGATGAGCAGTTCATGGCCCGGCTCAAGCTGGCTAAACTGCCGCGCAACAGCGCACAAACTCGTGTGCGGAACCGTTGCCAGGTGAATGGTCGCCCCCGTGGTTATCATCGCAAGTTTAAAATGTCTCGTGTTTCACTCCGTGAACTGGCCTCGATCGGTCAGCTTCCCGGTGTCGTGAAATCGAGCTGGTAA
- the rpsH gene encoding 30S ribosomal protein S8: MSMSDPLADMLTRIRNGQRANKKVISSPASKMRQRILDVLEREGYIRGYSRNDGEAGKAEISIELKYHEGLPVIQEITRVSKPGRRVYSSVNDLPRVRNGLGISIVSTPKGVLSDAEARAENVGGEIICTVF, translated from the coding sequence ATGTCTATGAGTGATCCTCTGGCAGATATGCTGACACGTATCCGAAATGGACAGCGTGCAAACAAAAAAGTGATTTCCTCTCCGGCTTCCAAAATGCGTCAGCGTATTCTGGATGTGCTGGAGCGCGAAGGCTACATCCGTGGTTACAGCCGTAATGACGGTGAGGCCGGAAAAGCTGAAATCAGCATCGAACTGAAATATCATGAGGGCTTGCCCGTGATCCAGGAAATCACACGTGTTTCCAAACCGGGTCGTCGGGTTTATTCCTCTGTGAATGACCTGCCGCGGGTACGCAATGGTCTTGGTATTTCCATCGTTTCAACCCCCAAAGGTGTTCTTTCCGACGCAGAAGCACGTGCTGAAAACGTTGGTGGCGAGATCATCTGTACAGTATTCTAA
- the rplF gene encoding 50S ribosomal protein L6 has protein sequence MSRIGKKPVAVPQGVEANLDGRALKIKGPKGELAMTFMDEVDVKLEDGQISVMPIGDSKRARSMWGMQRTLADNLVIGVTDGFSKQLQLNGVGYRASVQGNNIQLQLGYSHDVIFPIPEGIDVKCPDQTTIIVSGIDKQKVGQVAAEIRKWRKPEPYKGKGIKYADEYIFRKEGKKK, from the coding sequence ATGTCACGTATTGGTAAGAAACCTGTTGCTGTACCTCAGGGTGTGGAAGCAAACCTCGACGGCCGAGCCCTTAAGATCAAAGGCCCGAAAGGCGAACTGGCCATGACCTTTATGGATGAAGTGGACGTTAAGCTGGAAGATGGTCAGATCAGCGTAATGCCGATCGGCGACAGCAAACGCGCACGTTCCATGTGGGGGATGCAGCGCACCCTGGCGGATAACCTGGTCATAGGCGTAACCGACGGCTTTTCCAAACAGCTTCAGCTGAATGGTGTGGGTTATCGTGCGTCTGTGCAGGGAAACAATATCCAGCTGCAGCTTGGCTACAGCCACGATGTTATTTTTCCGATCCCGGAAGGCATTGATGTGAAATGCCCGGACCAGACAACAATTATTGTCTCCGGCATTGATAAACAGAAAGTTGGCCAAGTTGCGGCAGAAATTCGTAAGTGGCGTAAGCCCGAGCCTTATAAAGGCAAGGGTATCAAATACGCTGACGAATATATCTTCCGTAAAGAAGGCAAGAAAAAATAA
- the rplR gene encoding 50S ribosomal protein L18, producing MANAEKLFKRRRQRVRTQIRKVAAGRPRLSIHRTNQHIYAQVIDDEKGVTVAAASTLDADLRSKLTNGCNANAAVEVGKLIADRAKSAGVEQVVFDRGGFLFHGRVKALADAAREAGLNF from the coding sequence ATGGCAAATGCTGAAAAACTATTTAAACGTCGTCGCCAGCGGGTTCGTACACAGATCCGCAAGGTGGCAGCAGGGCGGCCGCGTCTCTCAATTCACCGTACTAACCAGCATATCTATGCCCAGGTTATCGACGATGAAAAGGGCGTAACGGTTGCAGCAGCATCCACACTGGATGCGGACCTGCGGAGCAAACTTACGAACGGTTGCAATGCAAACGCAGCTGTTGAAGTTGGAAAATTGATCGCAGACCGCGCCAAAAGCGCCGGTGTTGAGCAGGTTGTATTTGATCGTGGTGGATTTCTCTTCCACGGTCGGGTCAAAGCCCTGGCAGACGCCGCGCGTGAAGCTGGTCTCAATTTCTAA
- the rpsE gene encoding 30S ribosomal protein S5, with protein sequence MARSERDNRQEVSDLVEKLVHINRVAKVVKGGRRFGFAALVVVGDGKGRVGFGKGKAREVPEAIRKATEAAKKNMVRVPLREGRTLHHDIEGHHGAGKVVIRSAQPGTGIIAGGPMRAVFEALGVQDVVSKSTGTSNPYNMVRGTINALTRQVSPRMVAAKRSKKVSDIVSRRGEKNAAGALATE encoded by the coding sequence ATGGCTCGGTCAGAAAGAGATAATCGTCAGGAAGTAAGCGACCTGGTGGAAAAGCTTGTCCACATTAACCGTGTGGCCAAGGTTGTGAAAGGTGGTCGCCGTTTCGGTTTTGCCGCGCTTGTTGTTGTCGGTGACGGCAAAGGGCGTGTGGGCTTCGGTAAGGGTAAAGCCCGCGAGGTTCCGGAAGCAATCCGCAAAGCGACGGAAGCCGCCAAGAAAAACATGGTTCGTGTACCTTTGCGTGAAGGCCGGACACTTCATCATGATATCGAGGGCCATCACGGCGCCGGTAAAGTGGTGATCCGTTCAGCCCAGCCCGGTACGGGTATTATTGCTGGTGGTCCGATGCGTGCAGTGTTTGAAGCACTGGGTGTACAGGACGTCGTTTCCAAGTCTACAGGGACATCCAATCCCTATAACATGGTTCGTGGTACCATCAATGCCCTGACACGTCAGGTGTCCCCGCGCATGGTTGCCGCCAAACGCAGCAAAAAAGTCAGTGACATTGTAAGCCGTCGTGGTGAGAAAAATGCCGCTGGCGCGCTGGCTACGGAGTAA
- the rpmD gene encoding 50S ribosomal protein L30 has protein sequence MAKEKKTLKVTQTGSPIRRTADQRATLIGLGLNKMHRTRELEDTPSVRGMIRKVSHMVKVEEA, from the coding sequence ATGGCCAAGGAAAAGAAAACACTCAAGGTGACGCAGACTGGAAGTCCAATCCGCAGAACCGCAGACCAGCGTGCAACACTGATCGGGCTCGGCCTGAACAAAATGCACAGGACCAGAGAACTGGAAGATACACCTTCCGTTCGTGGCATGATCCGCAAGGTCAGCCATATGGTCAAGGTTGAAGAAGCTTAA
- the rplO gene encoding 50S ribosomal protein L15, producing the protein MKLNEIANKPGSTKSRTRVGRGIGSGKGKTGGRGVKGQKSRSGVAIKGFEGGQMPLHMRLPKRGFNSPNRKTFVPVNIGRLQAAIDAKKLDAKKPITIDVLRAAGLVNAVKDGVRLLAKGELKAKIQIEVDSASDAAIKAVEAAGGSVTVAAAAAAAEA; encoded by the coding sequence ATGAAACTCAATGAAATTGCCAACAAGCCGGGCTCAACCAAAAGCCGCACCCGTGTCGGGCGTGGTATTGGTTCCGGCAAAGGTAAAACCGGCGGTCGTGGCGTAAAAGGTCAGAAATCCCGTTCAGGTGTTGCCATTAAAGGCTTTGAAGGTGGTCAGATGCCGCTTCATATGCGTCTGCCGAAACGCGGATTCAACAGCCCGAACCGGAAGACTTTCGTACCTGTGAATATTGGTCGCCTTCAGGCTGCCATTGACGCGAAGAAACTGGATGCTAAAAAACCGATTACCATTGACGTGCTGCGCGCAGCCGGCCTGGTAAATGCTGTGAAAGACGGTGTTCGTCTTCTGGCAAAAGGTGAGCTGAAAGCAAAAATCCAGATTGAAGTTGACAGTGCTTCCGACGCTGCCATCAAGGCGGTTGAAGCTGCTGGCGGTTCTGTAACAGTAGCGGCCGCCGCTGCTGCCGCAGAAGCGTAA
- the secY gene encoding preprotein translocase subunit SecY yields MASAAEQLAANLNFGSFSKAKELQKRIMFALVALVVYRLGTYIPLPGIDPVALEQMFNQNQGGILGMLDLFAGGALQRMSIFALNIMPYISASIIMQLMTSISPTLGEMKKEGQSGRRKINQYTRYGTVLLTAVQAYAIAVGLEENIAIEPGIFFRATTVITLVGGTMFLMWLGEQITARGVGNGISLIIFAGIVSQLPSAVAGTLDMSSKGLLGGPLVIVGLMVMVVAVIAFIVFIERSQRKVLIQYPKRQQANQVAKSEQSHMPLKLNTAGVIPPIFASSLLLMPLTVAGFLAEGGPEWMTTVTSMLGHGQPLYIAFYVLLIVFFCFFYTAIVFNPEETADNLKKYGGFIPGIRPGKNTAKYLDYVLTRLTVVGAAYLSAVCLLPEILISRYSIPFYFGGTSLLIVVNVTMDTVGQIHSHLMAHQYEGLLKKSKLRGKGRRR; encoded by the coding sequence ATGGCATCAGCAGCAGAACAACTCGCCGCAAATCTCAATTTCGGCTCCTTTTCAAAGGCCAAAGAGCTTCAGAAAAGGATTATGTTTGCTCTCGTTGCACTAGTCGTCTATCGCCTTGGGACTTATATCCCTCTTCCAGGTATTGACCCTGTTGCCCTTGAACAGATGTTTAACCAGAACCAGGGTGGAATCCTGGGAATGCTGGATCTGTTCGCGGGTGGGGCGTTGCAGCGCATGAGTATTTTTGCGCTGAATATCATGCCCTATATTTCCGCCTCTATTATCATGCAGCTGATGACCTCCATTTCACCCACACTTGGGGAAATGAAAAAGGAAGGTCAGTCCGGCCGTCGTAAAATCAACCAGTATACCCGCTACGGAACAGTACTCCTGACGGCTGTTCAGGCCTATGCCATCGCCGTCGGTCTTGAGGAAAATATCGCCATTGAGCCGGGTATCTTTTTCCGCGCAACAACGGTGATTACCCTGGTTGGCGGTACCATGTTCCTGATGTGGCTTGGCGAGCAGATCACGGCCCGTGGCGTTGGTAACGGTATTTCCCTGATTATCTTTGCCGGCATCGTTTCACAGCTTCCTTCTGCTGTCGCCGGTACCCTGGATATGAGCAGCAAAGGCCTGCTGGGCGGACCGCTGGTGATTGTCGGCCTGATGGTTATGGTGGTTGCGGTTATCGCTTTCATCGTCTTTATAGAGCGGTCACAGCGCAAGGTTCTGATCCAGTATCCGAAACGCCAGCAGGCAAACCAGGTGGCCAAGAGCGAACAGTCTCACATGCCGCTGAAACTGAACACTGCCGGCGTTATCCCGCCGATCTTCGCCTCTTCGCTGCTGTTGATGCCGCTGACTGTGGCTGGGTTTCTGGCTGAGGGCGGACCAGAATGGATGACAACTGTAACCTCCATGCTTGGACATGGGCAGCCGTTGTATATTGCCTTCTATGTGTTGCTGATCGTGTTCTTCTGTTTCTTCTATACCGCGATTGTTTTCAATCCTGAGGAAACAGCCGACAATCTGAAAAAATACGGCGGATTTATCCCCGGTATCCGTCCGGGTAAAAATACAGCCAAATATCTTGATTACGTACTGACACGTCTGACTGTTGTCGGAGCAGCCTATCTTTCTGCCGTGTGTCTTCTGCCTGAAATCCTGATTTCACGATATTCCATACCATTCTATTTCGGCGGCACTTCGCTGCTGATCGTGGTGAATGTGACCATGGATACGGTCGGGCAGATCCACAGCCACCTGATGGCGCACCAGTATGAAGGACTGCTGAAAAAATCGAAGCTGAGAGGGAAAGGGCGTCGCAGATGA
- a CDS encoding adenylate kinase, translating to MILVLLGPPGAGKGTQAQRIMSSRGIVQLSTGDMLRAAVANQTEIGKKAKEFMDAGKLVTDDIVIGIIADRIEEEDCKSGFLLDGFPRTVAQAEALDDLLENKNLKVDAVIEMKVDDEALVDRITGRYTCADCNAGYHDTNLKPQVAGVCDSCGSTNFKRRADDNRETVVSRLETYHAQTAPLLPYYSGKGVLKTIDGMADIDDVTAQINEVLDAL from the coding sequence ATGATATTAGTATTGTTGGGGCCTCCCGGGGCCGGCAAGGGCACACAGGCCCAACGGATTATGTCCTCTCGCGGCATTGTTCAGCTTTCGACCGGTGATATGCTGCGTGCAGCGGTTGCCAACCAGACCGAGATTGGCAAGAAAGCAAAAGAATTTATGGATGCCGGCAAGCTGGTGACCGATGATATTGTTATCGGCATTATCGCGGACCGCATCGAAGAAGAAGACTGCAAGAGCGGTTTCCTGCTGGACGGGTTCCCGCGTACAGTCGCCCAGGCTGAAGCCCTGGATGATCTTCTTGAGAACAAAAACCTGAAAGTCGATGCTGTTATCGAAATGAAGGTGGATGATGAAGCTTTGGTTGACCGTATTACCGGACGCTATACCTGCGCCGACTGTAATGCCGGATACCATGATACGAACCTCAAACCACAGGTAGCTGGCGTGTGTGACAGCTGTGGTTCTACGAATTTCAAACGCCGGGCGGATGACAACCGTGAAACCGTTGTTTCGCGTCTGGAAACCTATCATGCACAAACAGCCCCTTTGTTGCCCTACTATAGCGGCAAGGGAGTGTTGAAAACCATTGACGGGATGGCTGACATTGATGATGTCACCGCTCAGATAAATGAAGTATTGGACGCGCTTTAA
- the rpsM gene encoding 30S ribosomal protein S13: MARIAGVNIPTAKRVEIALTYITGIGHTSAKAICDKLGIKPETRVNQLSDSEVIRIRETIDSDYTVEGDLRRDVAMDIKRLMDLGSYRGLRHRKKLPVRGQRTSTNARTRKGKAVAIAGKKK; encoded by the coding sequence GTGGCGCGTATTGCTGGCGTTAACATTCCCACCGCAAAAAGGGTGGAAATCGCTTTAACTTATATCACAGGCATTGGGCATACCTCTGCCAAAGCGATTTGTGACAAACTTGGTATCAAACCGGAAACCCGGGTGAACCAACTGAGTGACTCGGAAGTCATTAGAATCCGCGAAACCATTGATAGTGACTATACCGTCGAAGGTGATCTTCGTCGTGATGTGGCCATGGATATTAAACGTCTGATGGATCTCGGTTCATACCGTGGCCTTCGGCATCGTAAAAAACTGCCTGTTCGCGGCCAGCGCACAAGCACAAACGCGCGTACCCGTAAGGGTAAGGCCGTTGCGATTGCCGGTAAGAAGAAATAA
- the rpsK gene encoding 30S ribosomal protein S11: MATEKRVRRKERKNITNGVAHVNSTFNNTIITIADAQGNTISWSTAGAMGFKGSRKSTPYAAQMAAEDAGKKAQEHGMKTLEVEVKGPGSGRESALRALQAVGFTITSIRDVTPIPHNGCRPPKRRRV, translated from the coding sequence ATGGCTACTGAAAAAAGAGTACGTCGCAAAGAGCGGAAAAACATCACCAATGGTGTTGCTCATGTGAATTCGACCTTTAACAATACCATTATCACTATTGCTGATGCGCAGGGAAATACCATTTCCTGGTCAACAGCCGGTGCGATGGGCTTTAAAGGGTCACGTAAATCCACTCCTTATGCTGCTCAGATGGCGGCCGAGGATGCCGGCAAGAAAGCCCAGGAACACGGCATGAAAACCCTGGAAGTGGAAGTCAAGGGACCTGGTTCAGGTCGTGAGTCCGCTCTTCGCGCGTTGCAGGCAGTTGGTTTTACAATTACCTCCATCCGTGACGTGACGCCAATCCCGCACAACGGGTGTCGTCCGCCGAAACGGCGTCGGGTTTAA